Proteins found in one Campylobacter concisus genomic segment:
- a CDS encoding pyridoxal phosphate-dependent aminotransferase encodes MQLANRMQTLSESITIAISTKAKEMKVAGIDVISLSAGEPDFMTPKKIRETVKNALDNDSKSGKYTPVPGLPEVIEAIRAKLKRDNGLDYKANQIVTNIGAKHSLFNVFQALINPGDEVIIPSPYWVSYPEIVKFCGGVPVFIEADESTNFKVTAEQLKKAITPKTKVFSLNHPTNPTGAVYTKEEIAAFGEVLKGTDIIITSDEIYEKVIYGKKFYAVASVSEDLFKRTVTINGLSKCGAMPGWRFGYIASSMDWLIAGIKKLQSQSTSNISSIVQIGAIPSLLGETDEDIENMRKEYERRRDVAVEMINAIPGLSVVTPDGAFYLFVKCKDVDSDSLRFCKKMLEEVNVATVPGVGFGMEGYFRISFATDIESIKKAIERIANFVKSYKI; translated from the coding sequence ATGCAACTAGCAAACAGAATGCAAACATTAAGCGAATCAATAACGATCGCTATCAGCACAAAAGCCAAAGAGATGAAGGTTGCTGGTATAGATGTGATCTCGCTTTCAGCTGGTGAGCCTGACTTTATGACTCCAAAAAAGATAAGAGAAACTGTAAAAAACGCACTTGATAACGATAGCAAAAGCGGCAAATACACGCCAGTGCCAGGCCTGCCTGAGGTCATAGAGGCCATTAGAGCAAAGTTAAAAAGAGATAACGGACTTGATTATAAAGCAAATCAAATCGTCACAAATATCGGTGCAAAGCACTCACTTTTTAATGTATTTCAAGCGCTTATCAACCCAGGCGACGAAGTTATCATCCCTTCTCCATACTGGGTGAGCTACCCTGAGATCGTTAAATTTTGTGGCGGCGTGCCTGTCTTTATCGAAGCAGACGAGAGTACAAATTTCAAAGTCACAGCCGAGCAGCTAAAAAAAGCGATCACGCCAAAAACAAAAGTCTTTTCGCTAAATCACCCGACAAATCCAACTGGAGCTGTATATACAAAAGAGGAGATCGCGGCATTTGGCGAGGTTTTAAAGGGCACTGACATCATCATCACAAGCGATGAAATTTATGAAAAAGTGATCTACGGCAAGAAATTTTACGCAGTAGCCTCAGTGAGCGAAGATCTTTTTAAAAGAACAGTCACGATAAATGGCCTAAGCAAGTGTGGTGCGATGCCTGGCTGGAGATTTGGCTACATAGCAAGCTCGATGGACTGGCTAATTGCTGGCATCAAAAAGCTTCAAAGCCAAAGCACAAGCAACATCAGCTCGATCGTACAAATAGGCGCTATCCCGTCGCTTCTTGGCGAAACAGATGAAGATATCGAAAACATGAGAAAAGAGTATGAAAGAAGACGCGACGTGGCAGTTGAGATGATAAATGCTATCCCGGGACTAAGCGTTGTAACACCTGATGGCGCGTTTTATCTATTTGTAAAATGTAAAGACGTAGATAGCGACTCACTTAGATTTTGCAAAAAGATGCTTGAAGAGGTAAATGTAGCAACCGTGCCAGGTGTGGGCTTTGGTATGGAGGGATACTTTAGAATTTCTTTTGCAACTGACATCGAGAGCATAAAAAAAGCGATCGAGAGGATCGCAAATTTTG